A stretch of the Arthrobacter sp. PAMC 25486 genome encodes the following:
- a CDS encoding MFS transporter: protein MLQAKLQGVDRGSDRRTRDLAKPHYKWIVLSNTTLGVLMASINASILLIALPDIFRGVGINPLAPGNTSLLLWLIMGYMVVTAVLVVSFGRLGDMYGRVKMYNAGFAIFTVFSILLAVTWLQGTPAVMWLIVMRILQGVGGAMLMANSNAIITDAFPVDQRGLALGLNQVAGIAGSFLGLIIGGLLGPIDWRLVFLVSVPVGIFGTVWAYLRLHETGTRQPARLDWWGNGTFAGGLIAVLVGITYGIQPYGGHTMGWTNPWVLAALVGGAVVLGIFVVVELRVDEPMFELSLFRIRAFTAGNLASLLSAIGRGGLMFILIIWLQGIWLPRHGCSFVDAPLWAGIYMLPLTAGFLVAGPISGAISDRRGARLLATGGMVVAALSFGWLLLLPVNFDYWTFALALLLNGIGMGLFAAPNRAGIMNALPPNRRGVGAGMSTTFQNSAMVLSIGIFFSLMVTGLARTLPATLNAGLSAHGVAAVDAGRVANLPPVSVLFASLLGYNPVQTLLGPAALSQLPPSDAAYLTGRGFFPALISGPFADGLTVAFGFAIVACLVAAVASALRGGKYAYGDGSGAGYGDGNMNAAGVGADHAAIVAGSAVLAASGARDRWQPAASFPPQHRTRPK, encoded by the coding sequence GTGCTTCAGGCCAAGCTGCAGGGTGTGGACAGAGGGTCGGACCGGAGAACCCGGGACCTGGCCAAGCCGCACTACAAGTGGATCGTCCTTTCCAATACCACCCTCGGCGTGCTTATGGCATCCATCAACGCCTCCATCTTGCTGATCGCGCTGCCCGACATCTTCCGCGGCGTCGGCATCAATCCGCTGGCCCCGGGCAACACCAGCCTGCTGCTGTGGCTGATCATGGGCTACATGGTGGTCACGGCCGTGCTGGTGGTCAGCTTTGGCCGGCTGGGCGACATGTACGGCCGTGTGAAAATGTACAACGCCGGCTTCGCCATCTTCACGGTGTTCTCGATCCTGCTGGCGGTCACGTGGCTGCAGGGCACGCCAGCTGTGATGTGGCTGATCGTCATGCGCATCCTCCAGGGCGTGGGCGGGGCGATGCTGATGGCCAATTCAAACGCCATCATCACCGACGCCTTCCCCGTGGACCAGCGAGGCCTGGCCCTGGGGCTGAACCAGGTGGCCGGCATTGCAGGATCGTTCCTGGGCCTGATCATTGGCGGGCTGCTCGGCCCCATCGACTGGCGCCTGGTCTTCCTCGTCTCGGTGCCGGTGGGCATCTTCGGCACCGTCTGGGCCTACCTGCGACTGCACGAAACTGGCACGCGCCAGCCGGCGCGGCTTGACTGGTGGGGCAACGGGACCTTCGCCGGGGGCCTGATCGCTGTCCTGGTCGGCATCACCTACGGCATCCAGCCCTATGGCGGCCACACCATGGGCTGGACCAACCCGTGGGTGCTGGCAGCGTTGGTGGGCGGCGCCGTCGTCCTGGGCATCTTCGTGGTGGTGGAGCTGCGGGTGGACGAACCCATGTTCGAACTCTCCCTCTTCCGCATCCGGGCGTTCACGGCCGGCAACCTCGCCAGCCTGCTCTCCGCCATCGGCCGCGGCGGGCTGATGTTCATTCTGATCATCTGGCTGCAGGGTATCTGGCTCCCGCGCCACGGCTGCAGCTTTGTTGACGCCCCGCTCTGGGCAGGCATCTACATGTTGCCGCTGACGGCCGGCTTCCTCGTGGCCGGGCCCATCTCGGGCGCCATTTCCGACCGCCGCGGCGCCCGCCTGCTCGCTACCGGCGGCATGGTGGTGGCCGCGCTGAGCTTCGGCTGGCTGCTGCTGTTGCCCGTGAACTTCGACTACTGGACGTTCGCCCTGGCCCTGCTGCTGAACGGCATCGGCATGGGCCTGTTCGCCGCGCCCAACCGCGCCGGCATCATGAACGCCCTGCCGCCCAACCGCCGCGGCGTGGGTGCGGGCATGAGCACCACCTTCCAAAACTCCGCCATGGTGCTCTCCATCGGCATCTTCTTCTCCCTCATGGTCACCGGCCTGGCCCGCACCCTGCCCGCCACCTTGAATGCCGGGCTGAGCGCCCATGGTGTGGCCGCGGTCGACGCCGGACGGGTCGCCAACCTGCCCCCGGTCTCCGTCCTGTTTGCCTCACTGTTGGGCTACAACCCGGTCCAGACGCTGTTGGGTCCGGCCGCGCTGTCGCAGCTTCCCCCGTCCGACGCCGCCTACCTCACCGGTCGCGGCTTTTTCCCGGCGCTCATTTCCGGCCCCTTCGCCGACGGGCTGACCGTGGCATTTGGCTTCGCGATCGTCGCGTGTTTGGTTGCGGCGGTGGCCTCGGCCCTGCGCGGCGGGAAGTACGCGTACGGGGACGGGTCGGGCGCCGGGTACGGGGACGGGAACATGAACGCCGCCGGCGTGGGAGCCGATCATGCCGCCATCGTGGCCGGCTCAGCTGTCTTGGCCGCGTCTGGTGCGCGAGATCGGTGGCAACCCGCAGCGTCTTTCCCTCCACAGCACCGAACCCGCCCAAAATAG
- a CDS encoding GntR family transcriptional regulator: MLRVDPRSAVPPFEQIRVQVLGLIHHGTLKPQTRLPTVRKLAADLGLAPNTVARAYRELELNGAIETRGRHGTFVSAHDDPVHRQAQKSAEEYAHQIRALGLGHQDALAFLSTAFGEGVLDREAGAGSA, encoded by the coding sequence ATGCTGAGAGTGGACCCCCGCTCAGCGGTTCCTCCATTCGAACAAATCCGGGTGCAGGTCCTGGGCCTCATCCACCACGGAACCCTCAAACCTCAGACTCGGCTACCAACAGTCAGGAAACTGGCAGCAGACCTTGGTCTCGCCCCCAACACTGTGGCGCGGGCCTACCGGGAACTGGAGCTGAATGGTGCCATTGAAACGCGGGGTCGGCACGGAACCTTCGTTTCGGCCCATGATGACCCCGTGCACAGGCAGGCCCAGAAGTCTGCGGAAGAGTATGCCCACCAGATTCGAGCCTTGGGATTGGGCCACCAGGACGCCCTCGCCTTCCTTAGTACCGCCTTCGGGGAAGGCGTGCTGGACAGGGAAGCCGGGGCGGGCAGCGCTTAA
- a CDS encoding ABC transporter ATP-binding protein produces the protein MTPLIKADHVSVLAGSYVLLQPVSFTVGTGVALAITGSNGSGKTTLLRVLAALTSPSTGAVAIAGEVPDDRNRTFRARVAALIGLPPLARNLTLREHMMLVATSWGSTISEAADTADRLLEELRITGLHDRYPHELSSGQTQLFALALTLSRRFDVLLLDEPEQRLDPDRLELVAGVLRGLADAGKTLVLASHSKFLIEHVSDRQLPLTQAAYVNHP, from the coding sequence ATGACGCCTTTGATCAAAGCAGACCATGTCAGCGTGCTGGCCGGCAGCTACGTGCTGCTCCAGCCTGTCAGCTTCACCGTTGGTACAGGCGTAGCCCTCGCAATAACTGGTTCCAACGGATCGGGGAAGACCACGCTGCTGCGCGTGCTGGCAGCCCTTACCTCCCCCTCGACTGGGGCCGTGGCCATTGCCGGAGAGGTCCCCGACGATCGAAACCGGACGTTTAGGGCCCGAGTCGCAGCTTTGATCGGGTTGCCACCCCTGGCCCGCAACCTGACATTGCGGGAGCACATGATGCTCGTCGCCACTTCGTGGGGATCCACTATTTCTGAGGCCGCAGACACCGCGGACCGTCTCCTCGAAGAGCTTCGGATAACCGGGCTGCACGACAGGTACCCCCACGAGCTGTCCTCCGGGCAAACACAACTTTTTGCACTCGCTCTGACTCTCTCGCGCCGCTTTGATGTTTTGCTGCTGGATGAGCCCGAGCAGCGGCTGGATCCTGACCGGCTGGAATTGGTCGCCGGTGTGCTGCGGGGATTGGCCGATGCCGGGAAAACCCTTGTGCTTGCCAGCCACAGCAAGTTTCTGATTGAGCACGTCAGTGACCGTCAGCTGCCGTTGACCCAGGCTGCATATGTCAACCATCCCTGA
- a CDS encoding helix-turn-helix transcriptional regulator yields MSFADLEKRLAALEQTVAQLTARQGEAQVAAPLPDHMSESLWALQGLEARASNGAVLYTGSVATPAGSLVRWQYAQTGPDLFAEDWSEQAERLSALGHPVRLRILQAVLNGSTSAAALAEEVDAGTSGQVYHHLKELTASGWLTSPRRGVFDVPASRIVPLLAILLAAGTPNA; encoded by the coding sequence ATGTCTTTTGCAGATCTCGAAAAACGGCTGGCTGCCCTGGAACAAACGGTCGCTCAACTCACCGCCCGGCAGGGCGAGGCTCAAGTTGCCGCACCCCTGCCTGACCACATGAGTGAAAGCCTGTGGGCCCTCCAGGGACTCGAAGCCCGGGCGTCGAACGGCGCAGTCCTCTATACCGGCAGTGTGGCGACCCCGGCAGGCAGTTTGGTTCGATGGCAGTATGCCCAAACGGGCCCTGATCTGTTCGCTGAGGATTGGAGTGAGCAGGCGGAACGGCTCTCAGCGCTGGGGCATCCCGTGCGGCTGAGGATCCTGCAGGCCGTACTAAACGGTTCCACCAGTGCTGCCGCACTGGCGGAAGAGGTCGACGCCGGAACAAGCGGACAGGTCTATCACCACCTCAAGGAGCTCACTGCCTCAGGATGGCTGACCAGCCCCAGGCGCGGCGTATTCGACGTCCCGGCATCGCGTATCGTCCCCTTGCTGGCCATTCTGCTGGCGGCGGGAACTCCCAACGCATGA
- a CDS encoding DUF1990 family protein, which produces MTPTPATPGPPDLDPTDLDPAALLAGPRGRRLCLELADMAATAASVEAGQSDFGMARFYASYHLDPGRGRSVVMFGPGSDAELPTPTPHEVAALLDALPLPLLTETGLLEALCSTVNSARYWQEPDGDDVLAATPKMRRALRRFAQLLADSPHTQWWTPPTDPAGQWAVTFFDDPPRPPPARKGAAETLEQWRLDVNSEELRSATDRPSDPTANFSGAWWSRPPSGLASSTRSLGAHGPAGLWLVEDGFGETEAAIEQLHAPHGARIFEIDSPAAWAQLCREHSLEVTAAKRHDWYRTTGRIGSWVMPDWSRFQEKYDGVHLTMGGYLTTAGVVIPVDDGRASVLAGWDPDATYWLRDVSGDPTSRQTWLQDQDGPGWAAQGERRRSLTMPARSDWSANHSGYRVSSEMARLGAGEELWQRVSADVLRWKVKTRSGFTVDTPGPVSEGDQVNVTASFLGVKVVEPVEVVALVEEPDRVGFAYRTLPGHPVSGEEAFIVHRLGEEVHLTIRSLTRAAPQQPWRALFPLLMITQKVVRRRYLRALH; this is translated from the coding sequence ATGACACCAACACCCGCCACGCCGGGCCCGCCTGATCTGGATCCCACTGACTTGGATCCCGCAGCGCTGCTTGCCGGACCGCGCGGCAGGCGGTTGTGCCTCGAGCTAGCTGACATGGCCGCCACGGCAGCTTCCGTGGAAGCCGGCCAGAGTGACTTTGGCATGGCCCGGTTTTACGCCTCCTACCACCTTGACCCCGGCCGGGGGCGATCTGTTGTCATGTTCGGCCCCGGATCGGATGCCGAACTGCCCACACCAACTCCCCATGAGGTGGCGGCCCTGCTTGACGCTCTGCCGCTCCCCCTGCTCACCGAGACCGGTCTCCTCGAAGCTCTGTGTTCCACCGTGAACTCGGCACGCTATTGGCAGGAACCGGATGGCGACGACGTCCTGGCCGCGACACCAAAAATGCGCCGCGCCCTCCGCCGCTTCGCACAGCTGCTGGCGGACTCGCCCCATACGCAATGGTGGACGCCACCCACGGATCCGGCCGGTCAGTGGGCAGTCACGTTTTTTGACGATCCGCCCCGTCCCCCTCCGGCGCGCAAGGGCGCTGCGGAGACGCTCGAGCAGTGGCGCCTGGACGTGAATTCCGAGGAACTGCGCTCCGCCACGGACCGACCCAGTGACCCCACGGCGAACTTTAGCGGCGCCTGGTGGTCCCGGCCGCCGTCGGGCCTGGCCAGCAGCACGCGCTCATTGGGCGCCCATGGTCCTGCGGGCCTGTGGCTCGTGGAGGACGGATTCGGCGAAACGGAAGCCGCCATTGAGCAGTTGCACGCGCCGCACGGTGCGCGAATCTTCGAGATCGACTCCCCCGCTGCATGGGCGCAGCTGTGCCGCGAGCACTCGCTGGAGGTCACCGCCGCCAAACGCCACGACTGGTACCGCACCACCGGGCGGATCGGTTCATGGGTCATGCCTGACTGGTCCCGCTTCCAGGAGAAGTACGACGGCGTGCACCTCACCATGGGCGGCTACCTGACAACGGCGGGTGTTGTCATCCCCGTCGACGACGGCCGTGCCAGCGTATTGGCGGGCTGGGACCCGGACGCGACGTACTGGCTCCGCGATGTCAGCGGCGATCCCACCTCACGCCAGACGTGGCTGCAGGACCAGGATGGACCGGGGTGGGCGGCACAGGGAGAACGGCGGCGCAGCCTGACCATGCCGGCCCGCAGCGATTGGTCCGCCAACCACAGCGGCTACCGGGTGTCATCCGAAATGGCCAGACTGGGTGCGGGCGAGGAGCTGTGGCAGCGCGTTTCAGCCGACGTGCTGCGCTGGAAGGTGAAGACGCGCAGCGGCTTTACGGTGGACACACCCGGGCCTGTGTCCGAAGGCGACCAGGTCAACGTCACCGCCAGCTTCCTCGGCGTCAAGGTTGTTGAGCCGGTGGAGGTGGTGGCCTTGGTGGAGGAGCCGGACCGGGTCGGCTTCGCCTATCGCACCCTGCCGGGGCATCCCGTCAGTGGCGAGGAGGCGTTCATCGTGCACCGCCTTGGCGAGGAGGTGCACCTGACCATCCGGTCACTCACGCGGGCAGCACCGCAGCAGCCGTGGCGGGCCCTGTTTCCACTCCTGATGATCACCCAGAAAGTCGTACGCAGACGCTACCTGCGAGCGCTGCACTAA
- a CDS encoding helix-turn-helix transcriptional regulator, with product MTQETDVDALIRQRIRSLRMARGWSLENLAGRCSLSPSTLSRLETGHRRIALDQLVPIARAFGTTLDALVESAGDEDVVIRPQPGHSQGLTTWILSSEDGMYGKTVAKMRITPDRPPEHGVHPGRDWFTVLAGIVRLELGERTILVHPGEVAEFSTMVPHAICAHEGPVEILSIFNHDGGLAHLHGGPHPGHTA from the coding sequence ATGACGCAAGAAACCGATGTTGATGCCTTAATCCGCCAGCGCATCCGCAGCCTCCGCATGGCCCGCGGCTGGTCCCTGGAGAACCTCGCCGGCCGCTGCTCCCTCAGTCCCTCAACACTGAGCCGCCTCGAAACCGGCCACCGGCGCATAGCGCTCGACCAGCTGGTCCCCATCGCCCGAGCATTCGGCACCACGCTGGATGCGCTGGTGGAATCCGCCGGCGACGAGGACGTCGTCATCCGCCCCCAGCCCGGGCACTCCCAGGGCCTGACCACCTGGATACTCTCAAGCGAGGACGGGATGTACGGCAAAACCGTCGCCAAAATGCGCATCACCCCCGACCGCCCGCCGGAGCACGGTGTGCACCCCGGCCGCGACTGGTTCACCGTTCTGGCCGGCATTGTCCGCCTGGAACTGGGGGAGCGGACCATCCTCGTCCACCCCGGCGAAGTCGCCGAGTTCTCCACCATGGTCCCGCACGCCATCTGCGCCCACGAAGGTCCCGTGGAGATCCTCAGCATTTTCAACCACGACGGCGGACTCGCCCACCTGCACGGTGGGCCCCACCCGGGCCACACGGCATAA
- a CDS encoding maleylpyruvate isomerase family mycothiol-dependent enzyme, with the protein MDLESNPQRAAELVREAQVRLMRRVEQLDDSDMRSASALPGWSVGHVLTHLARNADAHARRLAGSLVGEDVPKYEQGQEQRASEIESGAGRPAAEILADLAASQGMIEDIFEQCSAAGWPNGHFLGGGDYGVVDCPAHRLREVEMHHVDLGLGYTPLDWPEEYVDWDLTVLLASTSSRMGSPDTRRAFMAWLAGRGPLDPDTSLKPW; encoded by the coding sequence ATGGATCTTGAGAGCAATCCCCAGCGGGCAGCCGAGCTGGTCCGCGAGGCACAGGTCCGCCTCATGCGCCGGGTGGAACAGTTGGACGACAGTGACATGCGCTCGGCGAGCGCCCTGCCCGGGTGGAGCGTGGGCCATGTCCTGACGCACCTGGCCCGCAATGCGGATGCGCACGCGCGGCGCCTAGCCGGTTCGCTGGTGGGGGAAGACGTGCCGAAGTATGAGCAAGGACAGGAGCAGCGGGCCAGTGAGATTGAGTCCGGGGCCGGCCGCCCCGCCGCGGAGATCCTCGCCGACCTCGCGGCAAGCCAAGGCATGATCGAAGATATATTCGAACAGTGTTCGGCTGCTGGCTGGCCCAACGGACACTTCCTCGGCGGCGGCGATTATGGGGTAGTTGACTGCCCTGCGCACCGGCTGCGCGAGGTCGAAATGCATCACGTGGACCTCGGACTCGGCTACACGCCCCTGGATTGGCCGGAGGAGTATGTTGACTGGGATCTGACGGTACTGCTCGCCAGCACCTCCAGCCGGATGGGGTCGCCCGATACCCGCCGGGCGTTCATGGCGTGGCTGGCCGGGCGCGGCCCGCTGGATCCGGATACCTCGCTAAAGCCTTGGTGA
- a CDS encoding trans-aconitate 2-methyltransferase gives MTAHAQHHGHSHGGHGGGHAHASGAELAETLDLDARILGSYLDEATAWAGDLAVKAPASIIDVGAGSGVGTLALARRFPDAHITALDKSAEMLDNALKATAEQGLDGRVAGLQADLDEAWPASATADLMWASSSLHELTDPERAMAEMFEALNPGGLLIVVEMDSLPSFLPETPPEGSAVVPGLESRLHATLASNGWNQYPEWTAGLERAGFAVERRHFPTTGSTTPELAARYGRIFLGRMGSALAGTAAPADLASLELLLGDGPESLERRSDLEVRGHRTGWAARKA, from the coding sequence ATGACAGCACATGCACAACACCACGGACATTCACACGGCGGCCACGGCGGGGGCCATGCGCATGCGAGCGGCGCGGAACTGGCGGAGACCCTCGACCTTGACGCCCGCATCCTTGGCTCCTACCTGGACGAGGCCACGGCATGGGCCGGGGACCTTGCCGTGAAGGCGCCAGCTTCCATCATTGACGTTGGTGCCGGATCCGGCGTTGGCACCCTCGCACTGGCCCGCCGCTTCCCCGACGCCCACATCACCGCGCTCGACAAATCCGCCGAGATGTTAGATAACGCCCTCAAAGCGACCGCGGAGCAGGGACTTGACGGCCGCGTGGCTGGATTGCAGGCAGACCTCGACGAGGCTTGGCCTGCGAGCGCAACGGCCGATCTCATGTGGGCTTCCTCCTCGCTCCACGAACTCACCGACCCGGAGCGCGCCATGGCGGAGATGTTCGAGGCGCTGAATCCTGGCGGCCTGCTCATCGTTGTCGAGATGGACAGTCTGCCCAGCTTCCTTCCCGAGACACCGCCTGAGGGGTCCGCCGTCGTGCCCGGCCTGGAATCCCGCCTGCACGCAACGCTGGCCAGCAACGGCTGGAACCAGTATCCCGAGTGGACAGCAGGGCTGGAACGTGCCGGATTCGCCGTCGAACGCCGCCATTTCCCCACCACAGGAAGCACGACGCCGGAACTCGCCGCCCGCTATGGACGCATCTTCCTGGGGCGGATGGGTTCGGCGCTCGCAGGCACCGCCGCTCCTGCCGACCTCGCGTCGCTGGAGCTGCTACTGGGTGACGGCCCGGAGTCCCTGGAACGCCGCTCCGACCTTGAGGTGCGCGGGCACCGCACAGGGTGGGCCGCCCGCAAGGCGTAG